In the genome of Candoia aspera isolate rCanAsp1 chromosome 1, rCanAsp1.hap2, whole genome shotgun sequence, one region contains:
- the KCNJ11 gene encoding ATP-sensitive inward rectifier potassium channel 11, producing MLSRKGIIPEEYVLTRLAEDVPDHTRYRARERRARFVGKNGACNVAHKNIREQGRFLQDVFTTLVDLKWPHTLIIFTMTFLCSWLLFAMIWWLIAFAHGDLDHSTQQLHLQAGDERLAATAAPFVPCVTDIHSFTSAFLFSIEVQVTIGFGGRMVTEECPVAILVLIVQNIVGLVINAIMLGCIFMKTSQAHRRAETLIFSKHAVIALREGKLCFMLRVGDLRKSMIISASIRMQVVKKTTSLEGEVVPLNQIEIQMENPVGGNSIFLVSPLIIYHVIDKNSPLYEVAPTNLTHHEDLEVIVILEGVVETTGITTQARTSYLADEILWGQRFVPIVTEEDGQYSVDYSKFGNTVKVPTPSCTARQLEEDRSIMDTISLSPRGTIRKRSVRLKPIFTIAGETS from the coding sequence ATGCTGTCCAGGAAGGGGATCATCCCGGAGGAGTACGTGCTGACCCGGCTGGCCGAGGATGTCCCCGATCACACGCGCTACCGCGCCCGGGAGCGGAGGGCCAGGTTCGTGGGCAAAAACGGCGCGTGCAATGTGGCGCACAAGAACATCCGGGAGCAGGGCCGCTTCCTGCAGGACGTCTTCACCACCCTGGTGGACCTGAAGTGGCCCCACACGCTGATCATCTTCACCATGACCTTCCTGTGCAGCTGGCTGCTCTTCGCTATGATCTGGTGGCTCATCGCCTTCGCCCACGGGGACTTGGACCACAGCACTCAGCAGCTGCACCTTCAAGCCGGGGATGAGAGGCTGGCAGCGACGGCGGCCCCCTTTGTGCCCTGCGTAACCGACATCCATTCCTTCACCTCCGCCTTCCTCTTCTCCATCGAGGTGCAGGTGACAATCGGCTTCGGGGGACGCATGGTGACCGAAGAGTGCCCCGTCGCCATCCTCGTCCTCATCGTGCAGAACATCGTGGGGCTGGTGATCAACGCCATCATGCTGGGCTGCATTTTCATGAAGACCTCGCAAGCGCACCGCCGAGCCGAGACCCTTATCTTCAGCAAGCACGCCGTGATCGCGCTGCGCGAGGGGAAGCTCTGCTTCATGCTGCGCGTGGGCGACCTGCGCAAGAGCATGATCATCAGCGCCTCCATCCGCATGCAGGTGGTGAAGAAGACCACCAGCCTGGAGGGCGAAGTGGTGCCCCTCAACCAGATCGAGATCCAGATGGAGAACCCGGTGGGGGGCAATAGCATCTTCCTGGTCTCGCCGCTCATCATTTACCACGTGATAGACAAGAATAGCCCCCTGTACGAAGTAGCTCCAACCAACCTTACTCACCATGAGGACCTGGAGGTGATTGTCATCCTAGAAGGGGTGGTGGAAACCACCGGCATCACCACCCAAGCCAGGACCTCCTACCTGGCTGATGAAATACTTTGGGGCCAAAGGTTTGTGCCCATTGTAACCGAGGAGGATGGGCAATACTCTGTGGACTATTCCAAGTTTGGCAACACTGTGAAGGTGCCCACTCCATCCTGCACAGCCAGGCAGCTGGAAGAAGACCGGAGTATCATGGACACCATTTCCTTGTCACCCAGAGGCACCATCAGGAAAAGATCTGTTAGGTTAAAGCCCATATTTACCATAGCTGGAGAGACTTCATGA